The following proteins are encoded in a genomic region of Mycolicibacterium confluentis:
- a CDS encoding ABC transporter substrate-binding protein produces the protein MIRSSYRRAVPSALVAALLLAGCGSSSDTASETSDGTPVNGGSIVYATDREPTCLDPHNFGDMPQTYVARQYLDSLVSERPDGSVVPWLADSWEVSPDGLTYTFKIKEGVKFHDGTPLDAEAVHANFVQILDPATESATDAGYLRPYYESSKAIDKNTFELKLKTPYSALLPVLSQAFFGIESPKAMARGLEENCQSPVGTGPFIVKAWNRGQSVELVRNEDYNSAPADAKHQGPAYLDKVTWKFIEDGSVRAAAVQGRDADIIFNPPPQQVAALKADPNLETQEFTHTGLPNGVALNTTRAPFDDTKVRQAFVYGSNAEAAVKSAYLNVYDWEHGPISSTTPTYKDLRRFYEHDKDKANKLLDEAGWTERDSDGYRTKDGKRLTAELVYSADTGDTPPADVTLFQNIQAAEKEIGFDVVLKPLPQDQYFAAFSDKDAYDGLTGAYWNSPTPAVLSIVFSSDSLKAAPGNNMSWVEHPKIDDLVRKAAATTDPAEQQRLYGETQDIVAEEAYQLGLYPVVTRLVAKKNLKDVWIEPSEGEPVLHDAWLAP, from the coding sequence GTGATTCGAAGTTCGTATCGTCGTGCCGTCCCGAGCGCCCTCGTGGCCGCCCTGCTGCTGGCCGGCTGCGGCAGCAGCAGCGACACCGCCAGCGAGACCAGTGACGGCACTCCTGTGAACGGGGGCTCCATCGTCTACGCCACGGACCGCGAACCCACGTGCCTGGATCCGCACAACTTCGGCGACATGCCGCAGACCTACGTCGCGCGCCAATACCTGGACAGCCTCGTCTCCGAGCGCCCCGACGGCTCCGTCGTGCCGTGGCTGGCCGATAGCTGGGAGGTCTCCCCCGACGGCCTGACCTACACCTTCAAAATCAAAGAAGGCGTGAAGTTCCACGACGGCACCCCGCTGGACGCCGAGGCCGTACACGCCAACTTCGTGCAGATCCTCGACCCGGCCACCGAGTCGGCCACCGACGCCGGCTACCTGCGGCCCTACTACGAGTCCTCAAAGGCCATCGACAAAAACACCTTCGAGCTCAAGCTCAAGACGCCGTATTCGGCTCTGCTGCCGGTCCTTTCGCAGGCGTTCTTCGGCATCGAGTCGCCGAAGGCCATGGCCCGCGGCCTCGAGGAGAACTGCCAGTCGCCCGTCGGCACCGGCCCGTTCATCGTCAAGGCCTGGAATCGCGGCCAGAGTGTGGAACTCGTGCGCAACGAGGACTACAACTCGGCGCCGGCCGACGCCAAGCACCAGGGCCCGGCCTATCTGGACAAGGTCACCTGGAAGTTCATCGAGGACGGTTCGGTGCGCGCCGCCGCGGTGCAGGGCCGCGACGCCGACATCATCTTCAACCCGCCGCCGCAGCAGGTGGCCGCACTGAAGGCCGACCCGAACCTCGAGACCCAGGAGTTCACCCACACGGGCCTGCCGAACGGCGTCGCGCTCAACACCACTCGGGCACCGTTCGACGACACCAAGGTTCGCCAGGCCTTCGTCTACGGCTCCAACGCCGAGGCCGCGGTCAAGTCCGCCTACCTCAATGTCTACGACTGGGAGCACGGCCCCATCTCGTCCACCACGCCGACCTACAAGGACCTGCGCAGGTTCTACGAGCACGACAAGGACAAGGCCAACAAGCTGCTCGACGAGGCCGGCTGGACCGAACGCGACTCCGACGGCTACCGCACCAAGGACGGCAAGCGCCTGACCGCCGAACTGGTGTACTCGGCCGACACCGGTGACACGCCGCCCGCGGATGTCACGCTGTTCCAGAACATTCAGGCCGCGGAGAAGGAGATCGGCTTCGACGTCGTCCTCAAGCCGCTGCCGCAGGATCAGTACTTCGCGGCGTTCTCCGACAAGGACGCCTATGACGGCCTGACCGGCGCCTACTGGAACAGCCCCACGCCTGCGGTGTTGTCGATCGTCTTCAGCAGCGACTCGCTCAAGGCCGCCCCCGGCAACAACATGAGCTGGGTCGAGCACCCGAAGATCGACGACCTCGTCAGAAAAGCCGCCGCGACCACGGATCCCGCTGAGCAGCAGCGCCTTTACGGCGAGACGCAGGACATCGTCGCCGAGGAGGCCTACCAGCTGGGCCTGTACCCGGTGGTCACCCGCCTGGTCGCCAAGAAGAATCTCAAGGACGTCTGGATCGAGCCGTCCGAGGGCGAGCCCGTCCTGCACGACGCCTGGCTGGCTCCGTGA